A section of the Streptomyces sp. Je 1-369 genome encodes:
- a CDS encoding glycosyltransferase family 4 protein, which yields MSDVRVRYVHRGYFPARAGAELMTQYLAASMSRLGWEAGVYSNPVDEDTAAFMRSSGVSIQPLPATPDDTDRADLVHAIDAFHPQDIAAGLDLAHAWNVPFAVTPASAPDVWPDRETVLNGCRNADAVFALSEAERDMLRDAGVDGRRLHIIGQGPHLPGTPDPEGFRRAHGIEGPMVLFLGRKTRSKGYVTLLEATEHIWRDHPDTSFVFLGPRWDDDCAEHFARYAGPRVIELGMVDEDVKHSALAACELLCVPSTVDLFPLVYVEAWACGKPVVASTFLGSGEIIAHGRDGLLVRPTPQTVADAVNRLLADPSERRAMGEHGRDKVRRELGWDAVADRVHTVYRTLTAARKQTEKAR from the coding sequence GTGAGCGACGTGCGCGTACGGTACGTCCACCGCGGCTACTTCCCGGCGCGCGCCGGAGCCGAACTGATGACGCAGTACCTCGCGGCGTCGATGAGCCGCCTCGGCTGGGAGGCCGGGGTGTACTCGAACCCCGTCGACGAGGACACCGCGGCGTTCATGCGCAGCTCCGGCGTGAGCATCCAGCCGCTGCCCGCCACGCCCGACGACACGGACCGGGCCGACCTGGTCCACGCCATCGACGCGTTCCACCCGCAGGACATCGCGGCAGGCCTCGACCTCGCCCACGCCTGGAACGTGCCGTTCGCCGTCACCCCGGCCTCCGCCCCCGACGTCTGGCCCGACCGCGAGACCGTACTGAACGGATGCAGGAACGCGGACGCCGTCTTCGCCTTGTCCGAGGCGGAGCGCGACATGCTCCGTGACGCGGGCGTCGACGGACGCAGGCTGCACATCATCGGCCAGGGACCGCATCTGCCCGGCACCCCCGACCCCGAAGGGTTCCGCCGCGCACACGGCATCGAAGGGCCGATGGTGCTCTTCCTCGGACGCAAGACGCGCTCCAAGGGCTACGTCACGCTCCTGGAGGCCACCGAGCACATCTGGCGGGACCACCCCGACACGTCCTTCGTGTTCCTGGGCCCGCGCTGGGACGACGACTGCGCCGAACACTTCGCCCGGTACGCGGGACCCCGCGTCATCGAGCTCGGCATGGTCGACGAGGACGTCAAGCACAGCGCCCTCGCCGCCTGCGAGCTGCTGTGCGTGCCCTCCACCGTCGACCTCTTCCCGCTCGTGTACGTGGAGGCGTGGGCCTGCGGCAAACCCGTCGTCGCGTCCACGTTCCTCGGCAGCGGGGAGATCATCGCCCACGGACGGGACGGCCTGCTCGTCCGCCCCACCCCGCAAACCGTCGCCGACGCGGTCAACCGGCTCCTCGCCGACCCGTCCGAACGCCGCGCCATGGGAGAGCACGGCCGCGACAAGGTGCGCCGTGAACTCGGCTGGGACGCGGTCGCCGACCGGGTCCACACCGTCTACCGCACGCTGACCGCCGCCCGGAAGCAAACGGAGAAGGCCCGATGA
- a CDS encoding nucleotide sugar dehydrogenase: MPSTRPYEDYDVCVVGQGYVGVTLTAALLTTGRSVLGYETNPKVAAELAEGVLELAEPGVEEEIRGAAASGAFGVTTDVRGQKLPPVVIICVGTPIETGGTAPDLSHLRAATEAIAGGIDETTLVIVRSTVPVGTSRSLVLPVLSERIPEPLIAYCPERTIQGQALAEILSLPQIVGGLSDDAGKRAAEFFGTLSDQVVPVSSLEAAELVKLVCNCHTDLIYGFGNEVALITEKLGLDAREVIDSANLDYPRPNLHKPGFVGGSCLTKDPYLLAHSVAAYDHVPQVITAARTLNESMPRRVGERVLAALSEQGIDPADARILISGFAYKGRPETDDLRGAPYERLLPFLKGRVKEIVGHDFVVPTARIESLGVRPVDLTEGFTGAHAAILLNDHVRYGDVDAADLVARMADPALVYDTWRVLPPTTKAMRLGRA, translated from the coding sequence ATGCCATCGACCAGGCCGTACGAGGACTACGACGTGTGCGTCGTCGGGCAGGGCTATGTCGGCGTCACCCTCACCGCCGCGCTGCTGACCACCGGCAGAAGCGTGCTCGGCTACGAGACCAACCCGAAGGTGGCGGCCGAACTCGCCGAGGGCGTACTCGAATTGGCCGAACCCGGCGTCGAGGAGGAGATCAGGGGCGCGGCCGCGAGCGGTGCCTTCGGTGTCACCACCGACGTGCGCGGGCAGAAGCTGCCGCCCGTCGTCATCATCTGCGTCGGCACACCGATCGAGACCGGCGGCACCGCCCCCGACCTCAGCCACCTGCGGGCCGCCACCGAGGCGATCGCGGGAGGCATCGACGAGACCACCCTCGTCATCGTGCGCAGCACCGTGCCGGTCGGTACTTCACGGAGCCTCGTGCTGCCCGTCCTGAGCGAGCGGATCCCCGAGCCCCTGATCGCGTACTGCCCGGAGCGCACCATTCAGGGCCAGGCGCTGGCGGAGATCCTCTCGCTGCCGCAGATCGTCGGCGGACTCAGCGACGACGCGGGCAAGCGGGCCGCCGAGTTCTTCGGCACGCTCTCCGACCAGGTCGTACCCGTCTCCTCACTGGAGGCAGCCGAACTCGTCAAGTTGGTGTGCAACTGCCACACCGACCTGATCTACGGCTTCGGCAACGAGGTCGCGCTCATCACCGAGAAGCTGGGTCTTGACGCGCGGGAGGTCATCGACTCCGCCAACCTCGACTATCCGAGGCCCAACCTCCACAAGCCCGGCTTCGTCGGCGGCAGTTGCCTCACCAAGGACCCGTACCTGCTCGCGCACTCGGTCGCGGCGTACGACCACGTCCCGCAGGTGATCACCGCCGCCCGCACGCTCAACGAGTCCATGCCCCGCAGGGTCGGCGAACGCGTTCTGGCCGCTCTGTCGGAACAGGGCATCGACCCCGCCGACGCCAGGATCCTGATCTCCGGGTTCGCCTACAAGGGCCGACCCGAGACCGACGACCTGCGCGGAGCGCCCTACGAGCGGCTGCTGCCGTTCCTCAAGGGCCGGGTCAAGGAGATCGTCGGCCACGACTTCGTGGTGCCGACGGCCCGCATCGAGTCGCTCGGCGTCCGGCCCGTCGACCTCACCGAGGGCTTCACCGGAGCGCACGCGGCGATCCTCCTGAACGACCACGTGCGCTACGGCGACGTCGACGCCGCCGACCTGGTGGCGCGCATGGCGGACCCTGCGCTGGTCTACGACACCTGGCGGGTCCTCCCGCCCACGACGAAGGCGATGAGGCTCGGCCGTGCGTAA
- a CDS encoding DegT/DnrJ/EryC1/StrS family aminotransferase, protein MTAFDITLYRPQIGQAEIEAVTQVLRSGWLSSGPVTEDFEGRFAAALGVGSAVAVSSGTAALHLAVLGLDLGPGDEVVLPSLNFVSAAATVALSGATPVFADVKGPHDLSIDPEDAARRITPRTRAIVTMHYGGQPADLTALARLARTHGLALIEDCAHAPVTDSAHGMLGTVGDIGCFSFFATKNLAMGEGGMVVARDPAVADRIRRLRSHALTVSAQQRHHGGSSLYDVDTLGLNYRPTEIGCAIGRVQLEALPAGQVRRQEAVALYREQLASLPGITVPYADRPVEESAHHLFVVVLPAGTDRDALQDRLRAARIQSGVHYPPTHLFSAYQRRSRGGPCRLPVTEDVMARQLSLPLHPGIGKDEVRQVVEAVSAAWPETS, encoded by the coding sequence ATGACGGCGTTCGACATCACGCTGTACCGCCCGCAGATCGGGCAGGCCGAGATCGAGGCGGTCACCCAGGTCCTGCGCTCCGGATGGCTGTCGTCCGGGCCGGTCACCGAGGACTTCGAGGGCAGGTTCGCGGCCGCGCTCGGCGTCGGGTCCGCGGTCGCCGTCAGCAGCGGCACCGCCGCCCTGCACCTGGCCGTCCTTGGCCTGGACCTCGGTCCGGGCGACGAGGTCGTCCTGCCCTCGCTGAACTTCGTGTCGGCCGCCGCGACCGTCGCCCTGTCCGGCGCCACCCCGGTCTTCGCCGACGTCAAGGGCCCGCACGACCTGTCCATCGACCCCGAGGACGCCGCCCGCAGGATCACCCCGCGCACCCGCGCGATCGTCACCATGCACTACGGCGGCCAACCCGCCGACCTGACCGCCCTCGCCCGCCTGGCCCGCACGCACGGCCTCGCCCTCATCGAGGACTGCGCCCACGCCCCCGTCACGGACTCGGCCCACGGCATGCTCGGCACGGTCGGCGACATCGGCTGCTTCAGCTTCTTCGCCACGAAGAACCTGGCCATGGGGGAGGGCGGCATGGTCGTCGCCCGCGACCCCGCCGTCGCCGACCGCATCCGGCGGCTGCGCTCGCACGCCCTGACCGTCAGCGCCCAGCAGCGCCACCACGGCGGGTCGTCCCTGTACGACGTCGACACCCTGGGCCTCAACTACCGTCCAACGGAGATCGGTTGCGCCATCGGCCGCGTACAACTCGAAGCGCTGCCCGCGGGGCAGGTCCGCCGACAGGAAGCGGTCGCGCTGTACCGCGAGCAGCTGGCGTCGCTGCCCGGCATCACGGTGCCCTACGCCGACCGGCCGGTGGAGGAGAGCGCCCACCACCTGTTCGTGGTGGTGCTGCCGGCGGGCACCGACCGCGACGCGCTCCAGGACCGGCTGCGCGCCGCCCGGATCCAGAGCGGCGTGCACTATCCGCCCACCCACCTGTTCTCCGCCTACCAGCGGCGCAGCAGGGGAGGACCGTGCCGGCTCCCCGTCACCGAGGACGTGATGGCACGTCAGCTCTCCCTGCCGCTGCACCCCGGCATCGGCAAGGACGAGGTGCGGCAGGTCGTCGAGGCGGTGAGCGCCGCATGGCCGGAGACATCGTGA
- a CDS encoding creatininase family protein gives MNVIRQRATDVPRYGDLTSAEVRQAMDGATLVWPVGGLEQHGPHLPLSVDMDIPDALARQVVAEAGGLLLPGQPFSARSLPQSGGGLHFPGTVHIGGSTFIDYLTECLTSLARLGPARLVVINGHYENEGLLFEALDDCAQATLFPDTEVLAFSWWSLVAEEWLGEHIPHFPGWHAEHAGLTETSLMMYLRPDTVRAARPSHDAPPPAGVYRHPVDVHEISDQGVLSSAVGASAELGERLFRHLVDGAVDLLGKPPRDS, from the coding sequence GTGAACGTGATACGGCAACGCGCCACGGACGTACCGCGCTACGGCGACCTGACCAGCGCGGAAGTGCGGCAGGCCATGGACGGCGCCACTCTGGTGTGGCCGGTGGGCGGCCTCGAACAGCACGGCCCTCATCTCCCGCTCTCGGTCGACATGGACATCCCGGACGCCCTGGCCCGCCAGGTGGTCGCGGAGGCCGGCGGTCTGCTGCTGCCCGGCCAGCCGTTCTCGGCGAGGTCGCTGCCGCAGAGCGGCGGCGGACTGCACTTCCCGGGCACCGTGCACATCGGCGGCAGCACGTTCATCGACTACCTCACGGAGTGCCTGACGTCCCTCGCCCGCCTCGGGCCCGCCCGCCTCGTCGTCATCAACGGGCACTACGAGAACGAGGGCCTGCTCTTCGAGGCGCTCGACGACTGCGCCCAGGCCACCCTCTTCCCGGACACCGAGGTGCTCGCCTTCAGCTGGTGGAGCCTGGTCGCCGAGGAGTGGCTCGGCGAGCACATCCCGCACTTCCCGGGCTGGCACGCGGAGCACGCGGGCCTGACCGAGACGAGCCTGATGATGTACCTCCGCCCCGACACCGTCCGGGCGGCACGCCCCAGTCACGACGCGCCGCCGCCCGCGGGGGTCTACCGGCACCCCGTCGACGTGCACGAGATCTCGGACCAGGGGGTGCTGTCGTCCGCCGTCGGCGCCTCCGCGGAACTGGGGGAGCGCCTGTTCCGGCACCTGGTCGACGGCGCCGTGGACCTCCTCGGCAAACCGCCCCGGGACTCCTGA
- a CDS encoding tRNA-dihydrouridine synthase, whose product MTAAEGGTHRPEAPETAATAAPVEVLGLRLKSPVVVGSGLLTDQERNIRRLLAGGAGAVVTKTIHPSPGPSGNERLLRLSTGMLNSTTYSRRSVDDWCAMLRRFADDELPVITSVHADTPTELADLAERVTEAGSTALELGISCLNEEDGALEDTPQRVAAYTEAVRSRTSVPFSVKLAIGERVRERIDAATASGADALTLSDTISGLAVDADTGEVRLGGAFGYSGPGIKPLVLAEIYGLRRDGLTVPVMASGGVNDAADVAEYLSVGADAVQVYTVLHRNMHATLRTIRQGFDDWLASHGGTVADLVGRSIKKA is encoded by the coding sequence GTGACGGCGGCCGAGGGCGGAACGCACCGGCCCGAGGCACCCGAGACCGCCGCCACCGCGGCCCCGGTGGAGGTCCTCGGCCTGCGCCTGAAGTCCCCCGTCGTCGTGGGCTCCGGCCTGCTCACCGACCAGGAACGCAACATCCGCCGGCTCCTCGCGGGCGGCGCGGGAGCTGTGGTCACCAAGACCATCCACCCGAGCCCGGGACCTTCGGGCAACGAACGCCTGCTCCGCCTGTCCACCGGCATGCTCAACAGCACGACGTACTCACGCCGTTCGGTGGACGACTGGTGCGCGATGCTGCGCCGGTTCGCCGACGACGAACTGCCGGTGATCACGTCCGTGCACGCGGACACGCCGACCGAACTCGCCGACCTGGCCGAGCGCGTGACCGAGGCGGGCAGTACCGCACTCGAACTCGGCATCTCGTGCCTGAACGAGGAGGACGGCGCTCTGGAGGACACTCCCCAGCGCGTCGCCGCGTACACGGAGGCGGTGCGGAGCCGCACTTCGGTGCCGTTCAGCGTCAAGCTGGCGATCGGGGAGCGGGTGCGGGAGCGCATCGACGCCGCCACGGCCTCCGGCGCGGACGCGCTCACCCTGAGCGACACCATCTCCGGCCTCGCCGTCGACGCGGACACCGGTGAGGTGCGCCTGGGCGGAGCGTTCGGCTACTCGGGGCCCGGCATCAAACCGCTCGTGCTCGCCGAGATCTACGGCCTGCGCCGCGACGGCCTCACCGTGCCCGTCATGGCGAGCGGCGGAGTCAACGACGCCGCGGACGTGGCGGAGTACCTGAGCGTCGGCGCCGACGCCGTGCAGGTCTACACGGTGCTGCACCGCAACATGCACGCCACGCTCCGCACCATCCGCCAGGGCTTCGACGACTGGCTCGCCTCGCACGGCGGCACGGTCGCGGACCTGGTGGGACGCAGCATCAAGAAGGCATGA
- a CDS encoding nucleoside 2-deoxyribosyltransferase, with the protein MSDSTVVRVNGTDGIDLTGVNVFVGGPIQHAIRDDGFHQPLQHAIGDIIEAVTAAHGTVFSAHVAEKFGIDTPLFSPDQVSVRDIGWMRRCDVFVPVLPVDAAGELMRTDGTHVELGWASALNKPIVIVTPMPLAPNASHLLRGLPSVADVTVVDLVEAQADPTDLLRLLEKLGQEAVMAQ; encoded by the coding sequence ATGAGTGACAGCACGGTGGTCCGCGTCAACGGTACGGACGGCATCGACCTGACGGGAGTCAACGTATTCGTCGGCGGCCCCATCCAGCACGCGATCCGTGACGACGGCTTCCACCAGCCGTTGCAGCATGCGATCGGCGACATCATCGAGGCCGTCACCGCCGCCCACGGCACGGTCTTCTCCGCCCACGTGGCCGAGAAGTTCGGCATCGACACGCCCCTGTTCTCGCCGGACCAGGTCAGCGTGCGCGACATCGGCTGGATGCGCCGCTGCGACGTGTTCGTACCGGTGCTCCCCGTGGACGCGGCCGGTGAACTGATGCGCACCGACGGCACCCACGTCGAACTCGGCTGGGCCTCCGCCCTGAACAAGCCCATCGTCATCGTCACCCCGATGCCCTTGGCGCCCAACGCGAGCCACCTGCTGCGCGGCCTGCCGTCCGTCGCCGACGTCACCGTCGTCGACCTGGTGGAGGCGCAGGCCGACCCCACCGATCTGCTCCGGCTGCTCGAGAAGCTGGGCCAGGAAGCAGTGATGGCGCAGTGA
- a CDS encoding sugar phosphate nucleotidyltransferase, translating to MRAVVLAGGVGRRLRPHTLTIPKPLVPIDGTPILHIILAQLRSAGFTHVSLSLGHQAHMIEASFGGNRWAGLELDFFLEEEPLGTAGPLALLPPFEDSTLVMNADLLTDIDFADLMARHKKSRAAATVALTRQYIDIAHGVVELDDDRRVTDFQEKPRLSFLVNGGIYVLEPSLLRLLTPRVRDDMPALLDRARAEGERVEGHVIEGDWHDIGTPEQLNRAAAALRNDRARYLGRGAAAVLGAGTGAFEEVVSG from the coding sequence ATGAGAGCAGTGGTACTGGCCGGAGGTGTGGGCCGGCGGTTACGGCCGCACACCCTGACCATCCCCAAACCCCTCGTACCCATCGACGGCACACCGATCCTGCACATCATCCTGGCGCAGCTGCGGAGTGCCGGTTTCACCCACGTGTCGCTCTCGCTCGGCCACCAGGCCCACATGATCGAGGCGAGCTTCGGCGGGAACCGCTGGGCCGGCCTCGAACTGGACTTCTTCCTGGAGGAGGAGCCACTGGGCACGGCGGGCCCGCTCGCGCTGCTGCCGCCTTTCGAGGACTCCACGCTCGTGATGAACGCGGACCTGCTCACCGACATCGACTTCGCCGACCTGATGGCACGCCACAAGAAGTCCCGGGCAGCCGCCACCGTCGCGCTCACCCGTCAGTACATCGACATCGCGCACGGCGTGGTGGAACTCGACGACGACCGCCGGGTGACCGACTTCCAGGAGAAGCCGCGCCTGAGCTTCCTGGTCAACGGGGGCATCTACGTACTCGAACCGTCCCTGCTGCGGCTGCTCACGCCCCGCGTCCGGGACGACATGCCCGCCCTCCTCGACCGCGCGCGGGCCGAGGGCGAGCGTGTCGAGGGCCATGTCATCGAAGGGGACTGGCACGACATCGGCACGCCCGAGCAGCTGAACCGGGCCGCCGCGGCCTTGCGCAACGACCGCGCCCGCTACCTGGGCCGCGGCGCCGCGGCGGTCCTCGGCGCGGGCACCGGCGCCTTCGAGGAGGTGGTGTCCGGATGA
- a CDS encoding NAD-dependent epimerase/dehydratase family protein, with product MRKKILITGGAGFIGLHLARRAAATCDVTLLDDFSRGRSDAELSALLGTVELVEHDLTTPVPDGLLGDDYAEVYHLAAVVGVAESNDNPRRVLRTNLLTTVHLLDWFSGLTGATLCFASSSEAYAGSVEAGIASVPTDEDVPLMVPDLTVPRSSYGFSKITGELLCRTYARTHGFALRMVRFHNVYGPRMGYDHVIPQFVERLLGGADPFAIHGADQTRAFCYVDDAVDAIVALTALPTKEPLLVNVGNDQEEILIRDLARHVFDALDRHPVLDVHPAPPLSPARRLPDIARLRELTGYSPAVPLSEGLRRTCEWYARHPRAAAARGSGA from the coding sequence GTGCGTAAGAAGATCCTGATCACCGGAGGAGCGGGCTTCATCGGCCTGCACCTGGCCCGCCGTGCCGCCGCCACCTGCGACGTCACGCTGCTCGACGACTTCAGCAGGGGCCGGTCCGACGCGGAGCTCTCCGCACTCCTCGGCACCGTGGAGCTCGTCGAGCACGACCTGACCACCCCGGTGCCCGACGGGCTGCTCGGCGACGACTACGCCGAGGTGTACCACCTGGCCGCCGTCGTCGGCGTCGCCGAGTCCAACGACAACCCGCGGCGGGTGCTGCGCACCAACCTGCTCACCACCGTCCACCTCCTCGACTGGTTCTCGGGACTGACCGGCGCCACCCTCTGCTTCGCCTCCTCCAGCGAGGCCTACGCGGGCAGCGTCGAGGCCGGCATCGCGTCCGTCCCCACGGACGAGGACGTGCCGCTGATGGTCCCCGACCTGACGGTGCCCCGCTCCTCGTACGGCTTCAGCAAGATCACCGGCGAGCTGCTGTGCCGCACGTACGCCCGCACCCACGGCTTCGCCCTGCGCATGGTGCGCTTCCACAACGTCTACGGGCCGCGCATGGGGTACGACCACGTGATCCCGCAGTTCGTCGAGCGGCTCCTCGGCGGCGCCGACCCCTTCGCGATCCACGGCGCCGACCAGACACGCGCGTTCTGCTACGTCGACGACGCGGTCGACGCCATCGTCGCGCTGACCGCCCTGCCCACCAAGGAACCGCTGCTGGTCAACGTCGGCAACGACCAGGAGGAGATCCTCATCAGGGATCTGGCCCGGCACGTCTTCGACGCCCTGGACCGCCACCCGGTCCTCGACGTCCACCCGGCGCCCCCGCTGTCCCCGGCCCGCCGCCTCCCCGACATCGCCCGGCTGCGCGAACTGACCGGATACAGCCCGGCGGTACCGCTCAGCGAGGGGCTGCGCCGCACCTGCGAGTGGTACGCCCGGCACCCCAGGGCCGCCGCGGCCCGCGGAAGCGGAGCGTGA
- a CDS encoding beta-galactosidase trimerization domain-containing protein, with amino-acid sequence MAGDIVNGGRVTFTDGALHRDGHPFVSVGVNYHPSPTGCDYWREWDGDRIDDDFRRMAAEGLNTVRFFVFWADFEPKEGVYDSATTDRLRDLVRTAGRHGLLCLPSLLTIWMNGQRFDLPWRDGRDLWRDADLRERQRAFVHHIAAELRDEPNILAYDLGDEVIHVDSRSSAALGPEEVRAWWGMLASAIRDADPDALVLQANEPSAVLGGHAFRPEHAESLDMVGLHGFPVWTPFHIESVAARKATAFLPYLVRRGSAHRPVYVDELGSYGCDDTTAAQYLRAATHSAFAAGAVGTAVWCWQDFTTERKPYALRPNERRVGLLDADGGEKPALAEYQAFARRVSGELAGFRPLPAPVGVFVPDSDEQEEAGYLTPSGSDAPAAFYAHLLLQQAHLPYEFTGRDTELARHALVIVPSARRLSLPDRRRLARYVTSGGVLLYSTGSLLDAAGDEELFGVRVRDFTRADDTHAEFTWAGVRFPLHWDAEPIPVIDTAGAETLAAFADGSPALTRHRLGDGSVHYLNAPLEAQLNAPYRLREADWHRLYEAVAEDAGVRAPLTADNPSVETTVLGRGDERCGVVINHAPEPVDTVLRRPAADGTPESEKLLRLEPKGVRLLFWHGDDPALSEGRQP; translated from the coding sequence ATGGCCGGAGACATCGTGAACGGCGGGCGCGTCACGTTCACCGACGGGGCCCTCCACCGCGACGGGCACCCGTTCGTCAGCGTCGGCGTCAACTACCATCCCTCGCCGACGGGGTGCGACTACTGGCGTGAGTGGGACGGCGACCGCATCGACGACGACTTCCGGCGAATGGCCGCGGAGGGCCTGAACACCGTCCGCTTCTTCGTCTTCTGGGCCGACTTCGAACCCAAGGAAGGCGTCTACGACTCCGCGACGACGGACCGGCTGCGGGATCTGGTCCGCACCGCCGGGCGGCACGGCCTCCTGTGCCTCCCCTCGCTCCTGACGATCTGGATGAACGGCCAGCGGTTCGACCTGCCGTGGCGCGACGGCCGTGACCTGTGGCGCGACGCGGACCTGCGTGAGCGGCAGCGCGCCTTCGTCCACCACATCGCCGCCGAGCTGCGGGACGAGCCGAACATCCTCGCCTACGACCTGGGCGACGAGGTGATCCACGTCGACTCCAGGTCGTCCGCCGCCCTCGGCCCCGAGGAGGTGCGCGCGTGGTGGGGGATGCTGGCGTCGGCGATCCGCGACGCCGACCCGGACGCCCTGGTGCTCCAGGCCAACGAGCCCTCCGCGGTCCTCGGCGGCCACGCCTTCCGCCCGGAGCACGCGGAGAGCCTCGACATGGTGGGGCTGCACGGCTTCCCGGTGTGGACGCCGTTCCACATCGAGTCCGTCGCGGCCCGCAAGGCCACCGCCTTCCTGCCCTACCTGGTGCGGCGCGGCAGCGCCCACCGGCCCGTGTACGTCGACGAGCTGGGCAGCTACGGCTGCGACGACACCACGGCCGCGCAGTACCTGCGGGCGGCGACCCACTCCGCGTTCGCGGCAGGCGCGGTCGGCACGGCCGTCTGGTGCTGGCAGGACTTCACCACCGAACGCAAGCCGTACGCGCTGCGGCCCAACGAACGGCGCGTGGGTCTCCTCGACGCGGACGGCGGCGAGAAGCCCGCCCTCGCCGAATACCAAGCGTTCGCCCGGCGCGTGAGCGGTGAACTCGCCGGGTTCAGGCCGCTGCCCGCCCCGGTGGGCGTCTTCGTCCCCGACTCCGACGAGCAGGAGGAAGCCGGATACCTGACGCCCTCGGGCAGCGACGCCCCCGCCGCCTTCTACGCCCACCTGCTCCTCCAACAGGCGCACCTGCCCTACGAGTTCACGGGCCGCGACACGGAGCTGGCGCGGCACGCGCTGGTGATCGTCCCCTCCGCGCGCCGGCTGTCGCTGCCCGACCGCCGCCGCCTGGCCCGGTACGTCACCTCCGGGGGAGTGCTGCTGTACTCCACCGGCAGCCTGTTGGACGCCGCCGGCGACGAGGAACTGTTCGGCGTCCGCGTACGGGACTTCACGCGGGCCGACGACACCCACGCCGAGTTCACCTGGGCGGGCGTGCGCTTCCCGCTGCACTGGGACGCGGAACCGATCCCGGTGATCGACACGGCGGGCGCCGAGACCTTGGCCGCGTTCGCCGACGGCTCGCCCGCCCTGACCCGCCACCGACTCGGCGACGGCAGCGTCCACTACCTCAACGCCCCCCTCGAAGCACAGCTCAACGCCCCCTACCGGCTGCGGGAAGCCGACTGGCACCGGCTGTACGAGGCGGTCGCCGAGGACGCGGGTGTCCGCGCGCCGCTGACCGCGGACAACCCGTCGGTGGAGACCACCGTCCTCGGACGCGGCGACGAACGCTGCGGCGTGGTCATCAACCACGCGCCCGAACCGGTGGACACGGTCCTGCGGCGCCCCGCGGCGGACGGCACCCCGGAGAGCGAGAAGCTGCTGCGCCTCGAACCCAAGGGCGTACGCCTGCTGTTCTGGCACGGCGACGACCCGGCGCTGTCCGAGGGGCGGCAGCCGTGA